The window AGACCTTGGTGTCGACGGGCACGCCCGCCGCCTCCAATCGGGCGGAAAAGGCGAGGATGTCGTCGCGTAGTGGATCGCATTCGGGAACGATGATCGTGGCCGATGGAAGCCCCGCCACGCTCTCCGCCCGCAGCGGTGAGGCATTGGGTTCGGCCCTGCGTGCGGGATCGGGCGTGTAGGCGCCGATGCACATCGCCGAGAAAGCTTCGTCGAGCATATAGCCGCCGCGTCCGAACTCGCGCTTGGACTCGGTCTCGCTGGCCAGGTCGAGGCCCGGATAGATCAGCATCATGTGCCGGATCGCCGGACCACCTCTATCGCGGGCGTTGAGCGAGGCGACGATCGAGAGCGTGCCGCCCGCGCTATCGCCGCCGATCGCGATGCGGCTGGTATCGATCCCATACTTGCCGCCCTCACGCGCGACCCAGCCGAGCGCGGCGATCGCATCCTCGACCGCCGCCGGATAGGGATGTTCGGGCGCCAGCCGATATTCGACCGATGCGACCGCACACCCGGCCTTGCGCGCGATC is drawn from Sphingomonas crocodyli and contains these coding sequences:
- a CDS encoding alpha/beta hydrolase, whose amino-acid sequence is MDKLTPLSRMLVDRMAGEHNWAELGPVAFREYLVANRQPPTGEDNIVAQDVDADGVPVRLYRPAEREDDLPVLLFMHGGGFVSGTVNNYDRLCHRIARKAGCAVASVEYRLAPEHPYPAAVEDAIAALGWVAREGGKYGIDTSRIAIGGDSAGGTLSIVASLNARDRGGPAIRHMMLIYPGLDLASETESKREFGRGGYMLDEAFSAMCIGAYTPDPARRAEPNASPLRAESVAGLPSATIIVPECDPLRDDILAFSARLEAAGVPVDTKVYPGVFHGFVSTFGILPEADDALDRATAGLKAALAPAA